From the Paludisphaera mucosa genome, one window contains:
- a CDS encoding PepSY-associated TM helix domain-containing protein, with translation MHGFVAFVNDLHKGRDSGPAWSLVLDASASSCSSPSSAGGSTGCCGRRDVPHAVSVRGRFDANDADHPTRSSTP, from the coding sequence CTGCACGGGTTCGTCGCCTTCGTCAACGACCTGCACAAGGGACGCGACTCCGGCCCGGCCTGGTCGCTGGTCCTCGACGCCTCGGCCTCGTCCTGCTCTTCTCCATCAAGCGCAGGCGGATCCACGGGCTGCTGCGGACGCCGTGATGTTCCTCATGCCGTGAGTGTCCGAGGCCGATTCGACGCGAACGACGCCGACCATCCCACCCGAAGCTCGACCCCTTGA